In one Micromonospora polyrhachis genomic region, the following are encoded:
- a CDS encoding ISAs1 family transposase translates to MAIDGKTLRGSRNTETAARRTMTACDQATGVVQASIDVDGKTNEITRFAPLLDQISDLRDTVITADALHCQREHVTYLAQRGAHWILTVKGNQPHLHAQFTTLPWRAVPEATRDTDRGHGRREIRSLKILTISTGIDFPHAAQAIQIRRRRRRLDQPKTSPPRPSTPSPISASTRHNRHNWPA, encoded by the coding sequence ATCGCCATCGACGGCAAGACCCTGCGCGGCTCCCGCAACACCGAGACCGCCGCTCGGCGCACGATGACCGCCTGCGACCAGGCCACCGGCGTGGTCCAGGCCAGCATCGACGTCGACGGCAAGACCAACGAGATTACCCGATTTGCGCCGCTGCTCGACCAGATCAGCGACCTGCGCGACACCGTGATCACCGCCGACGCCCTGCACTGCCAACGCGAGCACGTCACCTACCTCGCGCAACGCGGCGCGCACTGGATCCTGACCGTCAAAGGCAACCAGCCCCACCTGCACGCCCAGTTCACCACGCTGCCCTGGCGGGCAGTCCCAGAAGCCACCCGCGACACCGATCGCGGACACGGCCGCCGCGAGATCCGCAGCCTGAAGATCCTGACGATCTCCACCGGCATCGACTTCCCGCACGCCGCCCAAGCCATCCAGATCCGCCGCCGCAGACGCCGCCTCGACCAGCCGAAAACTTCACCACCGAGACCGTCTACGCCATCACCGATCTCCGCGTCCACCAGGCACAACCGGCACAACTGGCCAGCTTGA
- a CDS encoding transposase family protein: MVTAAVCAVVAGYRSYAAIAEWVADVPAATALALGMAADRRPSEAMIRRLLQAMDPQLLTAAISVWLAGRATATT; the protein is encoded by the coding sequence GTGGTCACCGCAGCCGTATGTGCCGTGGTCGCCGGCTACCGCTCGTACGCCGCGATCGCCGAATGGGTCGCCGACGTGCCGGCGGCAACGGCGCTCGCCCTGGGCATGGCTGCCGACCGGCGCCCGTCGGAGGCGATGATCCGTCGGCTGTTGCAGGCCATGGACCCGCAGCTACTGACCGCGGCGATCAGTGTCTGGCTCGCCGGTCGGGCCACCGCCACCACCTAG
- a CDS encoding TetR/AcrR family transcriptional regulator, translating into MQVNSGPSNRRTVTNEARRAQIIAYAIETIAELGYAGASFAQIAKRAGLSSTRLISYHFAGKDELMVEVMRTVLAEFAAFVQRHAVADTIAGELRALIEANVDFMREHRAHLVALNEIAANARGTGEVAAQTTAIAESDLAGLAELLRRGQRAGEFREFDTRVLAVAVLALRDAVVAQLAKDPHLDLAPYRRELATLVDLATRKETS; encoded by the coding sequence ATGCAAGTAAACAGTGGTCCGTCGAACCGTCGTACCGTCACCAACGAGGCCCGGCGGGCGCAGATCATCGCGTACGCGATCGAGACCATCGCCGAGCTGGGCTACGCCGGTGCGTCCTTCGCGCAGATCGCCAAGCGTGCCGGGCTGAGCAGCACCCGGCTGATCTCTTACCACTTTGCCGGCAAGGACGAGCTGATGGTCGAGGTGATGCGGACGGTGCTGGCGGAGTTCGCAGCCTTCGTGCAGCGCCACGCGGTGGCCGACACCATCGCCGGTGAGTTGCGTGCGTTGATCGAGGCCAACGTGGACTTCATGCGTGAGCATCGCGCCCACCTGGTGGCGCTGAACGAGATCGCCGCCAACGCGCGTGGCACCGGCGAGGTCGCCGCGCAGACAACGGCGATCGCCGAGTCCGATCTTGCCGGGTTGGCGGAACTCCTCCGCCGGGGACAGCGTGCCGGCGAGTTCCGGGAGTTCGACACCCGGGTCCTCGCGGTGGCGGTGCTCGCGCTGCGGGACGCGGTCGTCGCCCAACTCGCCAAGGACCCCCATCTGGACCTCGCGCCCTACCGGCGGGAGTTGGCGACGCTAGTCGACCTGGCGACCAGGAAGGAGACGTCATGA
- a CDS encoding CATRA system-associated protein, whose amino-acid sequence MAKQLYRDLVMLRNLLEAAANWRLTPDDWQLAAKAVDDLAAALTAPDLRDLDDVVEQFEAIVPGARAPVMSMDDPRLTAAPRRIEPRINEVIPLITDVIIRVDRDGQGSDTRPSAADVR is encoded by the coding sequence ATGGCGAAACAACTGTACCGAGACCTGGTCATGTTGAGAAACCTCCTCGAAGCCGCCGCCAACTGGCGGCTCACTCCGGACGATTGGCAACTCGCGGCGAAAGCGGTGGACGACCTGGCTGCCGCGCTCACCGCACCGGATCTGCGCGACCTCGATGACGTCGTCGAACAGTTCGAGGCGATCGTGCCCGGGGCTCGGGCACCGGTCATGAGCATGGACGACCCGAGGCTGACCGCCGCCCCCCGCAGGATCGAGCCACGGATCAACGAGGTCATCCCCCTCATCACCGATGTGATCATCCGGGTTGACCGGGACGGTCAGGGCAGCGACACCCGACCGAGTGCCGCAGATGTTCGTTAG